One genomic window of Caenorhabditis elegans chromosome I includes the following:
- the nhr-165 gene encoding Nuclear receptor domain-containing protein (Partially confirmed by transcript evidence) gives MSRSEFPNSKCLICGSICTAKFHFGGLSCNACASFFRRTVSLNIRYLCKNSNNCITSPGQRTFCKACRYESCVDKAGMKRDFVQQRRSTNATPKYILNSTSGSSNREVVRGFITDSNSHLVTQTDHLRNIDNNEHCKDMKKYSDLLEISHMNLLRFYVKQVEPEKKELKNILQIKSINDLMITCAYDNGSAMESCVHCPGTGKLSQEDVRLLQKSFQFAHTWLDSTWQYSIATDIDESEVSGESENLSQFISHIKSTLGACLANLKLDVYEFAAFKSFCVWSIGAQGATESMKVVAQEHYEAVASALKMYYKTFTSMSDSEIATRIEEISFGRSSDVQMIYDETIKLYNKIGIPKSLFFEGN, from the exons TTCCAAACAGCAAATGCCTTATTTGTGGCTCAATTTGCACTGCAAAATTCCATTTCGGTGGGCTCTCCTGCAACGCGTGTGCCTCGTTCTTCCGAAGAACTGTGTCGCTGAACATTCGATACTTGTGCAAGAATTCCAACAACTGCATCACTTCCCCGGGACAGCGGACGTTCTGCAAGGCATGTCGATATGAGAGTTGTGTGGATAAAGCTGGAATGAAAAGAGATT TTGTTCAACAGAGAAGAAGCACCAACGCCACCCCAAAATATATACTAAACTCCACATCTGGCAGTAGTAATAGAGAAGTTGTCAGAG GTTTTATCACTGATTCGAATTCTCATCTGGTCACCCAAACTGACCATTTAAGAAATATCGACAACAATGAGCACTGTAAAGATATGAAAAAGTACagcgatttgctggaaattagTCATATGAACTTGTTGAGGTTCTATGTGAAGCAAGTGGAGCCGGAGAAGAAGGAACTTAAG aatattcttcaaataaaatcaataaacgaTCTAATGATCACTTGTGCATACGACAATGGCTCTGCGATGGAGTCTTGTGTCCACTGCCCTGGAACCGGTAAATTGAGCCAGGAAGATGTACGGCTCTTGCAGAAATCCTTTCAATTTGCACATACTTGGCTGGATTCTACGTGGCAGTACTCAATAGCAACTGACATTGATGAGAGTGAAGTTTCTGGAGAAAGCGA aaatctcaGTCAATTCATATCCCATATCAAGTCAACTCTTGGAGCTTGCCTAGCAAATTTGAAGCTGGATGTCTACGAGTTTGCAGCCTTTAAGTCATTTTGCGTCTGGAGCATTGGAGCTCAGGGGGCAACGGAATCAATGAAAGTTGTTGCTCAAGAGCACTATGAAGCAGTAGCTTCTGCGTTGAAAATGTATTACAAG ACCTTCACCTCAATGAGTGATAGTGAAATCGCAACGCGAATAGAGGAAATTTCGTTTGGAAGGTCGTCAGATGTGCAGATGATCTACGATGAGACTATAAAGCTGTACAACAAAATTGGCATTccaaaatctttattttttgaaggaaactAG